A window from Solanum stenotomum isolate F172 chromosome 7, ASM1918654v1, whole genome shotgun sequence encodes these proteins:
- the LOC125870279 gene encoding probable myosin-binding protein 4, producing the protein MAAGGISSGKQRNPRGFMTVLSSAVCEWFLMFLLFLDAALAYFIAKFASYYELQTPCMLCSRFNNILGDKKSGCYGSHLCRNHKEDVSFQVFCHIHGNLADVRAMCEECLVSFATENILIKESDNLMIDKLGNKSFIPSSPGPWNCSCCQKTWRARSSAQRLLQLTSVGFGASKANVKPPLPRAPGRSRFSRRDSFKKIRDKISGPESPRTRTSALDPLSHVGYTELKITSDSESEIQMSDDEDGCSVTRGKNDSRSEDNVRHGKGIMQKLETDLPSQSSESKPYYLDRPRQLAASSGKTVSFQASDDFVGHGLAELDWESLSPKTGASVLPEFISSYNVAQASNPLEDHHTSRESLTSNVFLPRISDLSALSELISVTKTPSLSSINIHETDLTEGNDEGSNLTEKNNAKAPVHLDESAPPISNQKNQADISVVSNGGRKVSDRLGEPSAITDSANAGEGMKSLPQLSTSVMDESQTASLRNHDRLGEVKAISDSANAGEGMKSLPQLSTSVTDESQTASLRNHDMLGEASAISVSVNAGEGMKSLPQLSTSVMDESQTASLRNHDHSDDRQRIDASSSDGVHVVQTSTITGRDDSGNESADGFSVSDIEDESIVDRLKRQIEHDQRYINSLYKELEEERSASAIATNQAMAMITRLQEEKASLHMEALQYLRMMEEQAEYDMEALERANDQLADRERELQDLEEELLEYKNNIPDELSAEDLQKENKNLKEENVKNGNHSLEHVENKLSGSSDSKTIRVSKICDKPRQSNDSICNFEDEKLCISKHLENLEKKLFQISGRKASDNVPCNGYSERVKKDVDNQVKKQSDDGGSINSQQEEEISSSTHNDFSKSNGGPIDKPAALDVENAIVSEKKNHLDNNHSKLSSLGGEVDGASIGNEISELSGRLQALEDDCKFLMHAFNSLQNGHEGIQLIQEIAHQLQEIRKVDFDKR; encoded by the exons ATGGCTGCCGGAGGGATTTCATCTGGTAAACAGAGAAATCCGCGGGGATTTATGACAGTCTTGTCTTCTGCGGTATGTGAATGGTTCTTgatgtttttgttgtttctaGATGCTGCATTGGCGTATTTCATTGCTAAATTTGCGAGTTACTATGAGTTGCAAACACCGTGTATGTTGTGTTCGAGGTTTAATAATATACTTGGTGATAAGAAAAGTGGATGTTATGGAAGTCATCTTTGTAGGAACCATAAAGAGGATGTATCATTTCAAGTGTTTTGTCATATTCATGGTAATCTTGCTGATGTTCGTGCTATGTGTGAAGAATGCCTTGTATCGTTTGCTACTGAGAATATACTTATTAAAGAGTCGGATAACTTGATGATTGATAAATTGGGGAATAAGAGTTTTATACCTAGTTCTCCTGGCCCATGGAACTGTTCTTGTTGTCAGAAGACGTGGAGGGCTCGATCAAGTGCTCAAAGATTGCTCCAGCTAACTTCAGTTGGTTTTGGAGCTTCTAAGGCTAATGTCAAGCCTCCTCTACCACGGGCACCAGGTCGTAGCCGTTTCAGTCGACGTGATAGCTTTAAGAAGATCAGGGATAAAATTTCTGGGCCAGAGTCACCTAGGACAAGGACTTCTGCCCTTGACCCTTTATCACATGTAGGATATACAGAGTTGAAGATTACTTCAGATTCTGAGTCAGAAATCCAGATGTCTGATGATGAGGATGGATGTTCTGTAACTCGTGGTAAAAATGATTCTAGATCGGAAGATAATGTTCGACATGGCAAAGGTATAATGCAGAAATTAGAAACCGATCTGCCTAGCCAATCTTCTGAATCCAAGCCTTATTATCTGGATCGACCAAGGCAGCTAGCTGCCAGCTCGGGCAAAACTGTGAGTTTTCAGGCATCTGATGATTTTGTAGGGCATGGCTTAGCAGAACTTGACTGGGAAAGTCTTTCTCCTAAGACCGGTGCTTCTGTATTGCCAGAGTTCATTTCATCATATAATGTTGCCCAGGCATCCAACCCTTTAGAAGATCATCACACGTCACGAGAGAGTTTAACGTCCAATGTTTTTCTCCCTCGTATCTCAGACCTCTCTGCACTTTCGGAGCTCATATCAGTGACCAAGACACCTTCTTTATCCAGTATTAACATCCATGAGACAG ATTTGACGGAAGGAAATGATGAAGGAAGCAACTTAACTGAGAAGAATAATGCAAAAGCTCCAGTTCATTTAGATGAAAGTGCTCCACCtatatcaaaccaaaaaaatcaaGCTGATATATCTGTTGTGAGTAATGGAGGGAGAAAAGTATCAGATAGGCTTGGAGAACCAAGTGCAATTACTGATTCTGCAAATGCTGGCGAAGGCATGAAGTCGCTTCCCCAACTTTCTACTTCTGTGATGGATGAATCGCAAACTGCAAGTCTTAGGAATCATGATAGACTTGGAGAAGTAAAAGCAATTAGTGATTCTGCAAATGCTGGAGAAGGTATGAAGTCGCTTCCACAACTTTCTACTTCTGTGACGGATGAATCGCAAACTGCAAGTCTTAGGAATCATGATATGCTTGGAGAAGCAAGTGCAATTAGTGTTTCTGTAAATGCTGGAGAAGGTATGAAGTCACTTCCCCAACTTTCTACTTCTGTGATGGATGAATCGCAAACTGCAAGTCTTAGGAATCATGATCATAGTGATGACCGACAAAGAATTGATGCTTCTAGCTCTGACGGGGTACATGTGGTTCAAACATCTACCATCACGGGGAGAGATGATTCTGGTAATGAATCAGCAGATGGATTCAGCGTCAGTGATATTGAGGACGAGAGTATTGTTGATAGGTTGAAACGACAGATTGAACATGATCAGAGATACATAAATTCTCTGTACAAGGAACTGGAGGAAGAAAGGAGTGCATCAGCCATTGCCACTAATCAGGCAATGGCCATGATCACTAGGTTGCAAGAGGAGAAGGCATCACTTCATATGGAGGCCTTGCAGtatttaagaatgatggaagAGCAAGCCGAGTATGATATGGAGGCACTAGAAAGGGCTAATGATCAACTTGCTGATAGGGAGAGAGAGTTGCAAGATCTGGAAGAAGAGTTAttagaatataaaaataatattccaGATGAGTTATCAGCAGAAGATctacaaaaggaaaacaaaaacctgaaagaagaaaatgtaaaaaatggGAATCATAGTTTAGAACATGTCGAAAACAAGCTCAGTGGCAGTTCAGATTCGAAAACTATTAGAGTATCCAAAATCTGTGATAAACCTAGACAGTCTAATGATTCAATATGTAACTTCGAGGACGAAAAGCTATGTATTTCAAAACATCTGGAGAACTTGGAGAAAAAACTTTTTCAAATTTCTGGCAGAAAGGCCTCAGATAATGTTCCTTGTAACGGATATTCAGAAAGGGTAAAGAAAGATGTTGATAATCAAGTTAAGAAACAAAGTGATGATGGGGGAAGTATTAATTCCCAACAGGAGGAGGAGATTTCTTCATCCACGCACAATGATTTTTCTAAATCAAATGGCGGTCCCATTGACAAGCCTGCTGCTTTAGATGTGGAAAATGCTATTGTTAGTGAAAAGAAAAACCATTTAGACAATAATCATAGTAAGCTTTCCTCTCTTGGAGGTGAAGTTGATGGGGCTTCTATAGGAAATGAAATATCAGAGCTTAGTGGGAGGTTACAAGCACTTGAGGATGACTGTAAATTCCTCATGCATGCCTTTAACTCGCTCCAGAATGGACATGAAGGAATACAGCTTATTCAGGAAATAGCTCATCAGCTGCAAGAAATACGGAAAGTCGATTTTGACAAGAGATGA